The following nucleotide sequence is from Corylus avellana chromosome ca7, CavTom2PMs-1.0.
TCTATCATTGAATTAGTTTTATCGTTCTGGAAAACTTAACATTGAAGCCCTACAATTATCTGGAGCAAGACACGTGAATTATTAAGTTTAATCCAAGTCCTcaaaaaagaaacgaaaagaaaagaaaagaaaagagaaaaagaagagaccAATATGGAAAGTTGACAGTTAAAAACGAGGTTTATTAAGTTGATATGTAAGACGAGGTAACGTGTTATTTTTCTCAAGATGATACACATGTTCACATGAAGATCATAAAGAATATATGTGGAGCATCATACCAACACTTTCTCCAAGGTGCATTGATATTGAGTTCAGTTGGGCCTTATTCTCGTGAAGGCGATTCACAGTCTTTCTTGACATCACAATTTCCTTTGCAAGTGCCTAAAATTTAACTCATATAAGGATTGGAACacagaatatgtggaagagatgACAGTTCAACAGGGTAACAGTAGTAGTCATTCAATGTAAGGAGCAGATCGAAGTATCCAATGTGGCTAAAACTAGACTCCAAGTCAGATGCCCATATGATGGTCTAATCTAGACAAACATGCAAGAGAGCTTTGATGCCCTATCACTCCTTTAAATTACTCTTGCAAAAAGATCAGTATTTTACATTGAAGATGTTATATGAAATTAATCTTGGAATGAGGCTACAATTCCTGATTGAAACTTAAATATCAAGGCCATAACAGCACAATGATACTCATTTACAAACTCAAGTGGGCAAAGAACATGATTCCAGAAGATGAAAACTAAAGGACATAAATCTGGTAGCTTTCTGAACCAGGCACACGTATCCTGGGCCACACAATACACTTGCAATGATAAGATCAAATCTTAGCCACTTACCTACTACATTTCTTTTCAACTGCATAACCCGCTGTAACAAACAAATAGTTTAAAGAAGATGAATGGAGGAACTGTATGAACTAAGGAACAACCAAATAAGCCACAAGATCGCTAATGTTTGAATGGACATCAAACATATGAATCCATGAATAATCTAACAAATCCCTCCTTCTGTGCATGATCTTAAGCAAACGGTACAGAACCATAACATCGAAAATGTTAACAATACATGAATAATTGAACCATACTagcaaaataaaaacagaaacaataataagaaaattGGTAATACCTTTGCTGAGCCCAAGTCATTTCTCTTGGCAGCCTCTCTAATTGCTTTTTGGACGTTCTTCTCCTCTCTCTGGAcatctaaacaaaacaaacccacgattttattttttaagacaaaaaaatcatCACCAAAATACAAAATGGGACAACCCCATCACTATAAACCTCAGATCCTGAAACCCAttatataagaaataaaaaagattatgtTTCAGCCACAATTCATTAATAAACACGCCAGATCAGACAGACCCATCAATCTATAAGTTCTTCGAGCACCCATGACACAGAATCACAATTTACATCACCTAAATGAAACCcaacccaaaagataaaaaaataaaaaataaaaagagcatGCCTCTGATTTGGCGCTCGATGTTGCGACATTCTTGTCGGAGCCGTCGCTGCCAATCTCTCAATTGCTCTTGTGGGCTCGGTTTGGGCTTCAAAATGCTCTTGAATTTGTCCATCTTGTCTCTGCCTTTCTAGTTCACAAAAAAAGGGGGAAGAAAATTCAGAAGAAACTAAGGAACACTTCAGAAGATGATGTTCTGCTTAGGCTCAAAGCACCTTCTTATTTTCAAGTTCGTTTTCCAGGAAAAGTGGcagtcaatttttattttgtggaaaatATGATAAAGCGTTTAGTCATGGTGGCTGGGCAATACGATGTCGTTTGCAGTTTGACTTGTATGCGTAAGCAAGGTTGCCTTGACAGCCACGgatgtttttttgcttttttttcctaaaagtaGTTTTTGCAATGAAAAGttgtttttaagaataaataaattcatagtccaactaattttatttaattttttaaataacccattccaaaaaaattgtgtttggATAAGTTATTCTGTTCACTCAGATATAATTTGAGATTGGTTTTGGATATAAAAGTTTGACGATCTAAATCTAGACATCAtaatatattcaaataaaaaaaaatgtatgtgacATTAAAATTGTAAtacaaagattaatttttgatattgttcaagaaatgctacatatattATCCTCATTCTTCTCTCCTTTTTCTACTttctaaaatcatcattggattaGTAAGACTGATGTATGAGATCCATATAaccttacaaattcaatggtaatttaaaaaaaataaaagaacgtGAGGagccaaaagagaaaataaagtaTTTTCCATCAAGAAATGTACTTCGGAATTTGATAATTAATCATTACTCATTGGCTTCCGGATTTAGACCCTTTAGGATCATAGGACCATAGGTCTATTATTTAAGAGTGTACATTGGATCGTACATAACCTTGCGAAAAATGATAGGCTTACaaatacattttataaaaaaacttttacaaactgatgtggaaTAGTATGATTGGATTTCTcgaaatttgaatttatctcatatccaatcatattgtatcacatcagtttgtaaaaattcttttgtaaaatgtgtttataaACTTAGCATTCCTCTAAACTTGCAAGGTGAGGTACACCTACACCTACCGGTCAGAATGGACATTCTCGTATAATCTGTCTCCCATTGTTGCAATGCCTATTCttccttcttgttttttgttttgtttctttatatCATTTGaccagacaaaaaaaaaataataataataatatacatatattttatactTTCTACCATGTTGGAAAATTTCATATATACGTTGATGTTAAGATGGCCCTTAATGAGTACTAAATCCAAATTTGTTGCTTTCATACTAGGGATCAAGATCCAAGTGAACCGGAGAGGAGACTCCCACAGGATGAAATTCAGAGTAAACGgcataggagaaaaaaaaaaaagtgaaattgcAATACCATTTCCATTAAAATAATCACCATGACATATATTGATCCAAGACATTGTCCAACCCAAATCCAACcctaaatcaaaaaaatattcacTCTAAAAGTAAACAGTAGATCAAGGGGATAtgcaaaaggccaaaaaaactTATAAGCACTTATGCTTTTAAAGGTTAAAACATATGGTACCAAAATATGCCTAACTCTTATTTTTAGGAAGCCTGCAGGCTTGTGGACTTCTAGTTACCATCCATCAGAATTTACGATACGGATTCCTTGTGAGTGATCAGGGCAGTGCAATCGGTTACCATATTGCATTATAATAATGCAGCTTCATGTGAGGGGCCGTCTGAGCCCCATTTGCTCAGGCCGCCTCCGGATAGCCCAAGCCCCACCTGTTTGAGAGACTGCACAAGCAGGTAGGGCCGGACAGATCTAAATTCCCTTGCAAGTGGCATCagagaaaaaattgaagtcaCTTTACATCATTTAAAAGTGTTGAAAATATGTAGACTGATAGTAAAGAATAAGAAGACAATGAAATAAGCAGTTAACAGAAGAATCACaaggcactttttttttttttggaagaaaatgactCAGAACAAATTATGAATCTAAACAAAATTAGGACACCAAGGCCACAAAGACAAAAGGAGAGTAACAGTCTTTCCTGAAGATGCCAGAGAAGCAACAAATACAATTACAGTTGCTTTCAAGGGTATTCATAAGTTAAAGCTGAATGAGATACATCAATATCTTACAACAAATGAGAGCTATACTGTTCAACAAAATGTGAACTCTTGTAAATCTTAAGGatcccaaggaaaaaaaaaaaacagagtgaTAATGATAACCTGACTATATCACTGTTGTTAATTTTGAGTACATTGAAGGCTTCTCATCCTTCAATAAATGGAAGAATCAACTACAAGAAATTAGACTGTGCAACAGGCTGTCAAGGGTTCAACTGTGCTATCCACCATCAGTCTCCATCCTACTACTCAAAGATTATCATTAGCTATCTAATCGAAAAGGCCTTCGTCATGCCAAATATCAACTAAGAAATCCACCATCTCCTGCACAAACCACCAACCAACCAGATCCACATGAGATCTTTCAAAATCTTAGGAGCAAGATTAAAAGTGGCAGTTATAAAAACACTCCAGACATAACCTGTCCCAAATTGCAACTATAATCTATTACTTCCAAAATTTATTCAACTATGTTAGAATatagggctacattgtgctttCGTTGACTtgattgtttacaatacaaaagtccatatttatagggtagtGAGTGGATACaagtatggtaatcaaattcccgagatttgattacaatccaaagattttattacaaccaatccttaaataaaaaatattttgataccAATATACGGAAAAGATATAATATTTAGAAGCATAttacacatcattctctcaactaTCTTTCAATCATCTCTTTTTGCAAATCCAATAGATccaccattggatttgtggactcatgtggGTCTCACACAAATTAAATGGTAGATTCACCAATTCATTATACGGAGATGGGTGAAAGATGGGAaggataatgatttttattatttctctaatATTTACCCTATATTCTAACAAACTAGTTTGGGTGTGTTTAGATGCTTTTTTTCAGTTTTCCATATCATTAAAAATCCATAACGCATAGAAGCacctttcatttcttttccataacaaataaaaacataCTCTAGCATGGAGAGATCATCACAAACTAAAgtaaaaaagtgataaaatatcaaaatagcCCCATAACTTTGGGAGAGAGGGTGCCTCATTACAAAGGAGGTCACAATGACCAGGCCCGGGCGACTATGTACCAAAACCACAGGTCTCCGCAAAGTCGTAAGACCATGTAGTGGGAGCTGACGCCTGCCCAGTGCCGGAAGATTAAGGAAATTGGTGACCTGATGACAAGGAAGTCAGTGACTGAAGCCTTGGTAAACGGCAGCCATAACTATAACAGTTCTAAGATAGCGAAATTCCTTGTCGGGCAAGTTCCAACCCACACAAAAGACATAATATGACACTGTGAACTAGTGAACTGGTTATCCTATACAAGCAACACATAcaagcttagagagagagagagagaatgagaatgaGAGAAATGAGCAACACATAATcattttaaagacaaaaaatgtgAATATCTTGATCTATGTAGAAAAAGTTACATAACAATGATATGAGTGGTTCTACTATTCTACTCTCTCAAGCTTCAAATCCGagacactctctctctctctctcacacacacatgTGCACACATGTGGCTGTGCAGAGATCTGATCAAGCACCCTGTGCTACTATTATAAGTAAACAAATGTTTGGTACAAGAAGACTTGCATGCATTGTGTGTATGAAGAAGCTTACAGGTAAAGAAATTGGCTCAGAGAAAGGCTCATTAGTCGAGAGAAGATCTTCATATGCCATGGACCAGCTGCAATAAGAAATTTTGCATTCATCTTTCAATCATTAGTGAGCAGCTACAAAAGAACATGGGACAAACCCCGTGATAGCCAAGAATATTATAATACAACAACAAACCAATTGcaaatatatattgacatgtttGTGTATACACATATCTGtacaaatttatgttttcttgaaGGTATGTCAGCAatcgtttctttttttctttctaatctaCAACAGTATCCTCTTTTTATGAGACTAGGCCTGATAATGAAGCTGAAACCTGTGCTTCTGAGAAGTAAGACCAAATAAGTTCTTTTGAATTGGCAAGTCCACATAGATTTTAGTTCAGAATTATACAGGCTGTCTAGAGTGGGGCTGCAAAGAAATCTAATCTATAATAACCAACCACATTCACACTTACATCTGCTGATAAATGCAGCAGCCAGAACACATGTGCTGCCACTTAAGTTACCGACATGGGTCAAATCTCAGTAGGATTCCAATGCTTCTTTTTTCATGCCTAACTACAGCATTTGCTTGATGATCTAAATGaccattttctttaaaagtaataTGATTCCAAGCACATGGATTGTATAAAAACTATAGAATTTCCGAGAACAACTTATCCCATTGTATATAAGAAGCTTTGGAAAAAGCGTATACCTTAAAATTGGATCCTTTGCCTTTCTTTTTGGTCGTCGAGATTGATCCCCCACCCACTTTCTTCTGCTCTCTTGCCAAGCAATTGCAGCTGTACATTACAGTCAGCCCGAATATTCTTCAGAGAACAATATTTGAAGCATGGGTTACAATAACAACCAAAAAgagttgaaaagaaaaagaaacagaaaaatatgATACTACCTTGTGCTTACAAACCCGTTATTCAGCACAAATCACCTAAATCAAGAGACTTACCATGATTGACAAAAACGGAAGAGCTCAAATCTTTTTCTGTGGGCTGTTTTTCTCTATCAGTAGATAAAGAATGTTCCAAAGGTTGCTTCCCGTTGCAACAGAGACTTCCAGTATTGACCTCCGTTGTCCCTGAACTGAACGACCATTCCATTCTGTAATGACACAAGGGTTGTTAACAAGAGTTCCTTTACAGAAGCCATCCTAAGGTTCTATCAACAGATGATCATGTAGAACCAAAATAGCTACTGATCAGCATAAAGCAGCTCTTCGGTGCTATAGACATgcaaaggaaagaaagaatgaaagaaaacaaaacggAGCATCTTAACATGAAAGCTATATGCATTAGTTTACAGCCCATTTATACTACACGTATCTGATTCAATTTTGCATATCAATCATCTATCTATAATTTCCCCTTAATGTGCGCAATTTAATAGCAAACTCCCAAGAATTTTAATCCCCCTACACCCTTAAAAAGAACCGAATAAATAAAATGCCAATGccagcaactttttttttttacactttcaTTTGTCATGGGAAAGTGTTGATGGCACTCTACTCTTTGAAGGATATTATTTCGCAAAGTTTCATTTGTTTTCCCTCTTCATTTACTGTACTTGAAATCGATCTCTCCTTTCAATAAGAACTTCCATTGAATCAGGTATCCCTGCAACTTATAATCAGGTTTTCATCTAATTCCAAATAGATGATGAAAATGACTCCGTGGCGGATGAATATCCAGGATACCAATGCATCTTCACAAGGCAATCTAAATATGACTTTGTTTTTATACAGAAGCCCTCACCACTGTTCATAGTCCACTGTTCATAGTCCAGTCAAGTTCCACTACTTGCTAAGGATAGACAACTAATAACCTTACAACGAGCCAACTCCAAACGGTTTCAAGATTCAATTTGCATGCTGTCTCCTCCATTATCTGAGCTTCCAAAAATGCGAGCATCAACTTTGATGCTTTATATCTTCTATCAAACGTCAGCACATTCAACTGCAAAACTCATTTCCTTGTTTCGCATTACACAATTTATTCCAAAGCTAAACATTTAACTACTTCCCAAATCTATGCCCAATAAAAGAGCTTGGGAATTATCTCTTGTTCAACATAGACCTGAATACTCAACAAATTTAAACCCATATCATATGAAAACCAAATAAATTACCTCTCCCCCCTCTCCCCCCTCTCCCCAAAGGAGACTGTTAAACAGTACCCATGTATCTCTGAGCTAAAGATTCTATGTAATTCCTTATTCATAATGACAAACATGGTTTACAAAATAAATGGAAGAATTAGAAGAGCAAAGAACTCATCTGCTCCCAAGACCCAAACATAAATAAATCTTCGCCCGGTCACCAAATTGATTCAGTAATCTTGAATCTCAAAATCTCAATTTCTagataattttatttgattggtgttgctaaaaataaattgagTGAAAGGCCACAACTtctgcaagaaaaaaaataataatggaaaAATACAACGATTACACACCATAGAtccaaccaaaaacaaaacacaaaggaaaatttcaaaaaaaataacccaaaacccATGGTTTTTCTTTCCAACTTTCGCAATGCATTCGAGTCATTCGACCATAATAGTTATATATCAAACGAACCCATATTAGATTTACACATAATCCTTCTACTAGTTAAGAAACAAatcaaaaatagaaacaaataaCGAAAAGAAATTGTCAAAAAAGTTAGGCCATACCTTGTCGTGCACATATTACGGGAGTTTTTGTGCTGCAGATATTGATGCAGAGAAAGAGACAGAGATAGAATATGACAGATTTCTGATAAATGGTTTTGGGTGTAAAGGTTTAGAAAGACATTTTCTCTTTCGtatgtttcttgttttgttcGCGGTCTTGTTTCCTTTGCTTAATGTTTTCCACAGTGTTCTGAACCACACTGTTCTTCACGTGGatgtgtttttggttttggataAATAGGGTAGGTGTCAGATCAGCTGAATGACAGGAATACCCTCCACCTACTACGAGATGTATAAATCGAACGTGATGTTAGCACTCAGCTGTCATCGTTTACGCCACATGATCTCTGTAGGAACGGGCTAAttgggaattttattttttgtcctaaaatattttttggattttttttttatatatattttgtatgatTGAAAATCGTatccaaaccaaaaatatttttggttgaaaaaaaaaaaaaaaaaaacttatttaattttcatagaatagtttgtttttttttaaattgtaaattatttttcga
It contains:
- the LOC132187131 gene encoding uncharacterized protein LOC132187131 isoform X2, with the translated sequence MCTTRMEWSFSSGTTEVNTGSLCCNGKQPLEHSLSTDREKQPTEKDLSSSVFVNHAAIAWQESRRKWVGDQSRRPKRKAKDPILSWSMAYEDLLSTNEPFSEPISLPEMVDFLVDIWHDEGLFD
- the LOC132187131 gene encoding uncharacterized protein LOC132187131 isoform X1, whose translation is MCTTRMEWSFSSGTTEVNTGSLCCNGKQPLEHSLSTDREKQPTEKDLSSSVFVNHAAIAWQESRRKWVGDQSRRPKRKAKDPILSWSMAYEDLLSTNEPFSEPISLPVTNFLNLPALGRRQLPLHGLTTLRRPVVLVHSRPGLVIVTSFVMRHPLSQSYGAILIFYHFFTLVCDDLSMLEYVFICYGKEMKGASMRYGFLMIWKTEKKHLNTPKLVC